ATTTATTTACCAAATCCTCAAGCTAAATATACCATTCTTTATGCTCATGGTAATGCTGAAGATTTGGGATATATTAAACCACATTTAGCAAAAATCCGAGATTTGGGTTTTAGCGTCCTTGCTTATGATTATCGCGGTTATGGTACAAGTGAAGGAACTCCAACAGAAAAAGCTGCTTACCAAGATATTCAAACAGCTTACAATTATTTAACTCAAACTTTAAAAATTACTCCCCAACAAATTATAGTATTTGGGCGTTCTGTTGGTGGTGGTTCAGCAGTAGATTTAGCATCTAAAAAACCCCTAGCTGGGTTAATAGTTGAAAGTAGCTTTACTTCTATTTTTCGGGTAGTTGTTCCTGTGCCACTTTTACCCTTTGATAAATTTACTAATCTCGACAAAATCAAAAAAGTAACCTGTCCAGCTTTGATCATTCATGGTAAAAGTGATGAAATTATTCCTTTTACTCATGGAGAAAAATTATTCGCTGCTGTATCATCTCCCAAACTTTCTTTTTGGGTAGAAAAAGCCAGCCATAATGATTTATCTTCAGTTGCAGGAAAAAAGTATTGGGAGATGTTAAAAAAGTTTGCTGATTTAGTAGACAAAAATCACTAAAATTCAGAATTCAGATCCCCGACTTCTCCAAGAAGTCGGGGATCTAAGGATCTAAGTAAGTATTCTATTGACACTCTCAGGTCTAAAGACGCGCTCGATTCTTTAATCAATGAGCCAACTTACAATTGCTGGATTACTCCAACAAAAACAGAGGTCGATTCTCCTAAAGCGTTAATGACCGTATCCCTACCGTACTCGTTTTTTGCATTTCATTTTTCACCAAATTTAGCTTTCCTAAACAGCAATACCGTTAGGTATGACTACGCACTCAACCAAATAAGTTAAGTTTTTACGTCGTTTAGTTATACTTAAATTCTAG
The window above is part of the Dolichospermum sp. DET69 genome. Proteins encoded here:
- a CDS encoding alpha/beta hydrolase, which translates into the protein MDKQQLKKLLIGDLTWKRMLKSLIFIYAFFAVYVYFRADSMIFLPQASSYQDNQDIFKLKTADNKNISAIYLPNPQAKYTILYAHGNAEDLGYIKPHLAKIRDLGFSVLAYDYRGYGTSEGTPTEKAAYQDIQTAYNYLTQTLKITPQQIIVFGRSVGGGSAVDLASKKPLAGLIVESSFTSIFRVVVPVPLLPFDKFTNLDKIKKVTCPALIIHGKSDEIIPFTHGEKLFAAVSSPKLSFWVEKASHNDLSSVAGKKYWEMLKKFADLVDKNH